A window of bacterium genomic DNA:
TCGACTACCACATCAACATGACGCTCAACGGGGCCTATGGCATCACCGACTGGGTGACCGTCGGCCTCTTCGTCCCCTTCTTCCCCAACCTCAAGGTGGAGCCGGTCGGCACGAGCGTCGGGCGGTCGTCGGCCGCCTTCGGCGACATCGGCGTCGCGGCCAAATTCAAGCTCTGGGAGAGGGGTGACGCCGCTCAGGACGACGTCCATATGGGTGTCGCGGTCTCGCCCTTTCTCACCTTCCCCAGCGGGGACGCAGGCAAGTTCACGGGCGATGCCAACGTCACCGGCGGCCTCAAGGGCGCCTACGACGTCACGCTCTGGAAGAACAAGATCGTCGCGAATCTGGGCTTCCGGTTCCGCGAAAAGGAAACCCTGCTCAATTTGCAGGTGGGCCAGGAGCTTCTCTTCGGCGTCGGCTACACCCGGCCGGTCTACGAACCCTGGGATTTCCACGTGCTGACCGAGATCGACGGATCGACGACCTTGAACGGCTTCGGCAGCCGGGCAAACCGCTCGCCGCTGGAATGGCTTTTCGGTCTTCGTAAGGGATTCATGAAAAGCCGGTTGAACGCGACGGTGGGCGCCGGGCTGGGGATCACCAACGGTTACGGCACGCCCGATTACCGCGTCTTCGGCCTGCTGACCTACAGCGCCCCGCCGATCGAGCGGAAGCCGAGACCCAAGGTCATCGAAAAGACCGTCACCGTCTACAAGCACGCGCGGATCGAAGGCGGCCAGATCAAGATCCTCGAGCCCATCCACTTCGACACGGCCAAGTGGACGATCAAGCCGGAGTCGCTCCCCATCGTCCAGGACGTGGCGTCGATCATGAAGAACACGCCGTACATCCGCAAAGTCCAGGTCCAGGGGCACACGGACTACCGCGGCTCCGAGGAGTACAACCAGAATCTCTCGAACAACCGCGCCAAGGCGGTTATGGACAAACTGATCGAGTACGGCGTCGAACCCGAGCGTCTCGAATCCGTCGGCCGCGGGGAGCTCCAACCCATCGCCACCAACAAGACCGCCGAGGGCATGGCCCAGAACCGCCGCACGGAGTTCCACATCATCTCCGTCCAGGAGATCGAGCGGAAGGAAGAGGTCATCGAGAAGAAGACGAAGACGATCAAACGGTAGATCTAGGGTTTGATCTCGAAGAGCTCGCAGAGGATCCGTCCGGTCATCCCCCATATTTCGTGGCCTTCAAAGAGGATGTGCGGATCGAGGAAGACCCTGCCCTGCCATTCCTTTCTCAAGAAACGGACGTTCTTGGGGTTGCTCAGATAGGAAAAGGGGACGGAAAAGACGGCCGCGATCTCGTTCGGGTTGGGCGTAAAAACGAGCGGCTCTTCGACCTGGCCGATAAAGGGCGTCACCCGGAACCCCGTGGGCGTGTATTGACGTCCGAGCTCCCGTACGAGCGCCACGCGCCGGGGGTCCAGGCCGATCTCCTCCTGGCATTCGCGCAGCGCCGTCTCCCAGAGCGTCAAGTCCCCCGGGTCGCGCGCACCGCCCGGAAA
This region includes:
- a CDS encoding OmpA family protein, with amino-acid sequence MIKRRFASLLILISFAFAPLQAWALNAEQFRPHFDGYGLVNLLDHRTLPKQAWSVGLGLSFAQNPVELGLVSTGQRLDSLIDYHINMTLNGAYGITDWVTVGLFVPFFPNLKVEPVGTSVGRSSAAFGDIGVAAKFKLWERGDAAQDDVHMGVAVSPFLTFPSGDAGKFTGDANVTGGLKGAYDVTLWKNKIVANLGFRFREKETLLNLQVGQELLFGVGYTRPVYEPWDFHVLTEIDGSTTLNGFGSRANRSPLEWLFGLRKGFMKSRLNATVGAGLGITNGYGTPDYRVFGLLTYSAPPIERKPRPKVIEKTVTVYKHARIEGGQIKILEPIHFDTAKWTIKPESLPIVQDVASIMKNTPYIRKVQVQGHTDYRGSEEYNQNLSNNRAKAVMDKLIEYGVEPERLESVGRGELQPIATNKTAEGMAQNRRTEFHIISVQEIERKEEVIEKKTKTIKR
- a CDS encoding CoA pyrophosphatase; translation: MDWGSIAEQERNDWVDAAVMIPVYRRRDEDHLILTKRTEEVVHHKGQICFPGGARDPGDLTLWETALRECQEEIGLDPRRVALVRELGRQYTPTGFRVTPFIGQVEEPLVFTPNPNEIAAVFSVPFSYLSNPKNVRFLRKEWQGRVFLDPHILFEGHEIWGMTGRILCELFEIKP